TATGAAAAATGCCGATGCCACGAATTGGTGCATTCCGGATTTATCAAAGCTGAGGGAACCATCTATACCTTGAGTAATGAGGTAGTCATTGATCTCTCACTCGGACAACATGCTCTTCCCAGCGCCTCCGAGTTTATGTTTCATCCTACCTTGATGGATGGAAGCGGAGTGGGTGCAAGCGACTTGATCGCAAGCGTACTTACCGAAACGCAGCAGCTTTTTTTGCCGCTGTTTTACAAGTCGTTTCGCGCTTCCGCGTTATTACAAAAAAAATGCTTGGCCCGAATTTCACGTTCATCTATCCAATCAAAAAATGAACTGATCTATTTGACATTGGAATTCTTTGACGAATTCGGGAAAAAAGCAGGCGAACTGAGCGATCTGGCGGCTAAGCTAGTTCGAGAGCCGGCTATCATCCATCCTAGCCGCAAAAACAACGTACAACCATTGTTGGAACAGTCGGTCGCAGCTTCTCAGGAAGCAACCAGCAGCTCAGATCGCGTTCAAATCGCCCCCGCTGAGGTGGAGCGTTTCTTGCAACAATTGCTCGCAGACCAGGTGAAAAAGCCAGCCCATTTGATTCATATAAAGATCGAATATTATGAAATGGGATTGGATTCGTCCGGATTAATGAGTGTTGTCGATGCTATTGAAGCCAAACTCGAGGTCAAATTACCGCCGACCTTGTTATTTGAATACACGACCATTGCAGAATTAGCAGCATATCTGATCCAAAATTATGCACCGGAATTCAGTAGATACAACCAGAGAAAGCAAACGGACGAACAAACGGATCCGAAGCATCATGAGAAGCTATCGGAATCGCTTTATTAGGATAGGACATTCGAATCCGATCAATGAAAATTTACAGAAAGGAGGTGGGGATTAAGTTTCTTATGGATACCCATTCGGTGTACCCGTTAAAATTACGAAACCGAAATTCTATAAATTATACATACGTGATCGTCGATCATACAACCAGACAGTTAGCCATCATCGACCCGGCGTGGGAATTGGCTAAAATCGAATCCACCATGCACATGTTGAATGGGCATCTTACAACGATTTTATTGACCCATTCTCACAACGACCATGTGAATCTAGTTCATCGATTATTAGAAAAGTACAACCCGCAAGTATATCTGTCTCATAAAGAAATACATTACTATAATTTCGCTTGTGAAAACTTACATCCATTCGAAGATAACGATGTAATCATGCTTGGCGATACGTCAGTATCATGTATGCTGACCCCAGGACACACATATGGAAGTTCTTGTTTTCTCATATCGAATGACTTGTTTACCGGAGACACGGTATTTATCGAAGGTTGTGGGCTTTGCGACACGGTTGGGGGAGATCCGGATAAGATGTTTCATAGCATCCAAAGGATAAAGTCAACCATTAAGCCGGAGGTTCAAATATTCCCTGGTCATTCCTATGGGAAAGATCCTGGATATACCTTGGAGTATCTGTTAAGGCACAATATTTACTTTCAATTCATAAACAAAGAACATTTTATTAATTTTAGAATGAGAAAAGGTCAAAAAAATCTGTTTAATTTTTGTTGAATCGTTCGAATTAGGGGGGAGAAATGAAGAAACCTATCGTTTTTATGTTTTCTGGACAAGGATCTCAATATTATCAAATGGGAAAGGACTTATTTCATAACCATCCTGTATTTCGAAACTGGATGTTACACATGGATGATATAGTGCAGCGATTGATCGGCCGATCTGTTCTACATGAAATCTATAATGAACAACGGCGAAAAGAGGAAAAATTTGATCGCACCTTATTCACTCATCCGGCTATCTTTATGGTGGAATATGCGTTGTCCCAAGTTCTAATAGAAAGCGGAATAAGGCCGGATTACGTATTAGGCACTAGCTTAGGCGAGTTTACGGCTATTGCTGTTTCCGAATGCATGAGCGTTGAGGATGTAATGGAGTGCGTCATCAAACAAGCTGAAGTTATCGAGTCTCATTGCCAGAAAAGCGGGATGCTAGCTATTTTGGATAGCGTTGACGTATATCATGAAGACCAGCTGATGTTTAAGCACATAGAGTTGGC
This genomic window from Paenibacillus hexagrammi contains:
- a CDS encoding MBL fold metallo-hydrolase; this translates as MDTHSVYPLKLRNRNSINYTYVIVDHTTRQLAIIDPAWELAKIESTMHMLNGHLTTILLTHSHNDHVNLVHRLLEKYNPQVYLSHKEIHYYNFACENLHPFEDNDVIMLGDTSVSCMLTPGHTYGSSCFLISNDLFTGDTVFIEGCGLCDTVGGDPDKMFHSIQRIKSTIKPEVQIFPGHSYGKDPGYTLEYLLRHNIYFQFINKEHFINFRMRKGQKNLFNFC
- a CDS encoding acyltransferase domain-containing protein, with the translated sequence MKKPIVFMFSGQGSQYYQMGKDLFHNHPVFRNWMLHMDDIVQRLIGRSVLHEIYNEQRRKEEKFDRTLFTHPAIFMVEYALSQVLIESGIRPDYVLGTSLGEFTAIAVSECMSVEDVMECVIKQAEVIESHCQKSGMLAILDSVDVYHEDQLMFKHIELASVNYHSHFVVSGENERLAEVVQWLAEKNILYQLLPVSYGFHSSCMDPAEEQYRSFLRSMSFNKPVIPVISSLFGAQLLEVPNSYLWEIVRSPIQFQEALLGLEKRSGCIYLDVGPAGTLANFTKYNLAKDSVSSFYPIVTPFGQDMKHVMKIESLLR
- a CDS encoding acyl carrier protein, producing MSNEVVIDLSLGQHALPSASEFMFHPTLMDGSGVGASDLIASVLTETQQLFLPLFYKSFRASALLQKKCLARISRSSIQSKNELIYLTLEFFDEFGKKAGELSDLAAKLVREPAIIHPSRKNNVQPLLEQSVAASQEATSSSDRVQIAPAEVERFLQQLLADQVKKPAHLIHIKIEYYEMGLDSSGLMSVVDAIEAKLEVKLPPTLLFEYTTIAELAAYLIQNYAPEFSRYNQRKQTDEQTDPKHHEKLSESLY